CCGGTATCCAGTTTGTCCTGGAGTTCCTTCACGGTCTTACCCGCAGGTTTCAGCAATCGATTTGCCAGAGCATCGGTGATGCTGATGGCGGCGATGCCGGAGCTGGCCAGGGAGGCGTCAAAGCTCATCGGCACGAGCTGCTGCACCACCTTGCTATTCGGTCCGCTGACAATGATCAAACCGCGTGCGCCTTTTTGTCGAGCCACCAGGGCTTTGTGCCGCAGGCTGGCATAGCGAGTCAGTTCATTGCGCCGATCCTTACTGATGCCCTCCGGCAGATAACGAAAGACCATGACCCACTTATCCTTCACCTCCAGGTGCGCGTAGCTGCTGTAGGTTTCCATGGGCTTGCCATCCTCACCCGTAGCAGAATCCGGTGTCTCCACCCCGTATCCGGCAAAGACGATGTCGCTGGCAGCCACTTCACCTAACTGAGAGAATGACAACGGACGCCAGTCTTTATCGGTGGTGAGAGGCACCTCTTCTGCTCCTTGCAGCGACAAGCGGTTGTCATCGCCCAGGGCCACCCCGGCGGTGAATTCAAAGGGCTCGAACCACGCCTCATCACCATAGGGCACGAGGCCGATGCCTTTAAACACATCCGCCACATACTGCGTGGCTAGTTTCTCTCCCTCCGTGCCGGTCAGACGGCCATCCAGCTCATCACTGGCGAGATAAGTCACATGCTGGCGCAGGTCAGTCGGTGTGATGTCACTCTTGGTGAGGCTGAAGTCGGGCTGCTCCACCTTCTTGACTTCCTTGACTGATGACGGCTCGCCTTTGACCAACCCCAACGCTTTCCTTGCCGCTGCATCATTCCAATCCGCCATGAAGATCTGGCTCTGACCATTGCTGGTGCGGCCACTAGTCCAAGAGAGTTTTTGACCATCGGGACTGAAGACCGGCAGGCCATCGAAGCCATCGGTGGTAGTCACGCGCACCGGCTCGTGCTTGCCTGCGGCATCCACGATGTAGAGTTCGAAATTGGCAAAGCCGTTCAGGTTGGTGGTGAAGATGAGGTAGTCCCCACTGGGGTGGAAATACGGGGCCCAGCTCATGGCACCGAGCTTGGTCACCGGGTGGGCATCGCTACCATCCACATTCATCGTCCAGACCTCCGCCACATCCCCCTTCGGTGTGAAACGACGCCAGCAGATGCGCTTGCCATCGGCGCTGAAAAACGGACCCCCATCGTAGCCCGGCACATCGGTGAGCTGGCGCACATTTTGACCATCTGCATCCGCCACGTAGATGTCCATGAAGTATTGTTTATCCACCTTCAGGCGCTCCTCGTCCTCTGTGGACAGCTTTCGCTGATAAGCCGCGCGATTGCTGGCAAAGACGATGGATTTACCATCTGGGGAATAGGCTCCCTCGGCATCATAGCCTTGCGTCTGCGTGAGGTTCTTCAAGGACCGATCGGCCAGCGTGTATTCCCAGATGTCGTAGTGCTCATCGTAGTCCCAGGAGTATTTGCGCACGCGGCTGGTCTCACGGTCCTTGTATTCTGCGGCCTGGAGTTCCTTGGACTTTGGATCCGTGTGGGT
The sequence above is drawn from the Prosthecobacter debontii genome and encodes:
- a CDS encoding M28 family peptidase, whose translation is MSMRLRLLVPLCLSLPLAPALAQTEADYLTNARQLTFEGRRSGEGYFSADGTKMVFQSEREEGNPFYQIYLMDLETGDQERISPGMGKTTCAWMHPDGKRILFASTHTDPKSKELQAAEYKDRETSRVRKYSWDYDEHYDIWEYTLADRSLKNLTQTQGYDAEGAYSPDGKSIVFASNRAAYQRKLSTEDEERLKVDKQYFMDIYVADADGQNVRQLTDVPGYDGGPFFSADGKRICWRRFTPKGDVAEVWTMNVDGSDAHPVTKLGAMSWAPYFHPSGDYLIFTTNLNGFANFELYIVDAAGKHEPVRVTTTDGFDGLPVFSPDGQKLSWTSGRTSNGQSQIFMADWNDAAARKALGLVKGEPSSVKEVKKVEQPDFSLTKSDITPTDLRQHVTYLASDELDGRLTGTEGEKLATQYVADVFKGIGLVPYGDEAWFEPFEFTAGVALGDDNRLSLQGAEEVPLTTDKDWRPLSFSQLGEVAASDIVFAGYGVETPDSATGEDGKPMETYSSYAHLEVKDKWVMVFRYLPEGISKDRRNELTRYASLRHKALVARQKGARGLIIVSGPNSKVVQQLVPMSFDASLASSGIAAISITDALANRLLKPAGKTVKELQDKLDTGDLMGGINCEGLKLSAKIDIRQEKKTGRNVLGVLPARDQPDPHVAPLIVCAHIDHLGSKGGSNSRAKGDEANMIHHGADDNASGVAGVIEIAQWLADLKKQGKIKLTRDVIFATWSGEELGLLGSSHYVEALAKMFRGDPNGKLTGMFAACLNMDMIGRFQKTLVLQGVGSSTWWPKEIEKRNAPIGLPITTQTDAYLPTDSTIFYQRGIPTLNAFTGSHEDYHKPSDTADKIDYDNAAKITRLMGLIARGVATADTNPDFVAMEAPKNKDSRGGLRAYLGTIPDYAQGDIKGVKLSGVSPVGPAGKAGVKGGDIIIKLGGKEVLNIYDYTSLMGELKIGQETTITVLRAGQEVELKITPGSRE